A genome region from Anopheles stephensi strain Indian chromosome 2, UCI_ANSTEP_V1.0, whole genome shotgun sequence includes the following:
- the LOC118502430 gene encoding uncharacterized protein LOC118502430: MGLDHTPEKKDEETDLKLRIHQRGQIKRRVTLINRSLMEAEDDATKMSLTLLKVFQKKLDVHYQEYTAVHREILEACPASKFEEQDEMLMAFDSLHIEALERIELLSAKLTPTLAPIHSTVNAPVIVQQQPLRAPIPSFDGKVENWPKFRTMFEDIVVRSNESDAMKLHHLDKALIGDASGWITAKIIQDNNFHQTWKQLKDQFENPRVIVDTHLAGLLELKPIPKRNHKDLMELVKTIHRHIGGLEYQGIQVDAMSGLLLTKIITARLDDQTLQLWERAQEHGQLPDFNETMKFLQSECQVLERFQNRPQAATGKEGSPKPSTSKLPSQRSHAASPAPSLHSCFICGESHRHFECPVFNKLEPARRSEKVKELKLCFNCLRSGHRSRECQSNKTCSKCHRKHHTLLHEDTNPVPAKPTIPMPRVTTTPAVQFEQHPVPFSHPSANTAVPNNRPIQQKTAMLMTALVNLRNSHNCTIPCRVLLDSGSQVSFVSKTLADRLSLQRIPTLVPITGVGAVRTCAREKINVAVESRCSSFSTTVECLVIPKVTGVIPTTQLDVSNWPIPPDVFLADPDFHTPGQIDMLLGVSHFLRLLKSARMQLRDDLPELQETHLGWVVAGDVEEQKNDQQCCIATTASLPETMKRFWEVEELEDADEPTEHEVCERNFLATHRRDEDGRYVVSLPFREFPPQLKDNRELALRRFLSLERRMKKDHSLKLQYAKFIDDYEALGHCHEIKEEFDAPNQARYYLPHHAVLRPSSSSTKLRVVFDASAKASMADAALNQALMVGATVQNDIFVILVRFRKHFIVFTADISKMYRQIKVIPAHSCFQRIFWRSDPTLPLRVLELTTVTYGTACAPFLATRCLLQLSNDEATSFPLAAKIIREDCYVDDILSGASTVPEAIECQTQLLSILKTAGFPVHKWSSNSPELLQRIPEADREELVTVSDGCEGVLKTLGLTWSPQRDEFAFVTNHLIEQSKTPTKRSVLSEISKLFDPIGLLSPVIIIAKLIMQKIWMAGIPWDTCLEGDLLQEWLQFRSSLQNVNSIRIPSIVSTLHLSRRNCESSFSLQQI, translated from the exons ATGGGTCTGGATCATACACCAGAGAAAAAGGACGAGGAGACAGACCTCAAGCTCCGGATCCACCAGCGTGGCCAAATCAAGCGGAGAGTCACGCTCATCAACCGAAGCTTGATGGAAGCCGAAGACGACGCGACAAAAATGTCATTAACGCTGCTAAAGGTGTTCCAGAAAAAACTCGATGTACACTACCAAGAGTACACCGCAGTGCATCGGGAGATTTTGGAAGCATGTCCAGCATCGAAATTTGAGGAGCAGGACGAAATGTTGATGGCATTCGATTCCCTCCACATCGAGGCTTTGGAGAGAATCGAGCTTCTCTCCGCGAAGCTGACACCAACCCTTGCTCCCATCCATAGCACGGTCAACGCCCCGGTTATtgtgcaacaacaaccactGCGAGCTCCCATTCCCAGCTTCGATGGGAAGGTCGAAAACTGGCCAAAGTTCCGGACAATGTTCGAAGACATCGTCGTTCGCAGCAATGAATCGGATGCAATGAAATTGCATCATCTGGACAAGGCGCTCATCGGTGATGCTTCTGGATGGATAACAGCAAAAATCATCCAGGACAACAACTTCCATCAGACGTGGAAACAGCTGAAGGACCAGTTCGAGAACCCCCGCGTCATCGTCGATACCCATCTGGCTGGTCTCTTGGAGCTGAAGCCTATCCCGAAGCGGAACCACAAGGACTTAATGGAGCTGGTAAAGACAATCCACCGGCACATTGGAGGTTTGGAATACCAAGGCATCCAAGTCGACGCCATGTCTGGTCTGCTGCTGACGAAGATCATCACTGCACGGCTAGACGACCAGACTCTGCAGCTGTGGGAACGAGCACAGGAACATGGCCAACTACCTGACTTCAACGAGACGATGAAATTCCTACAGAGCGAGTGCCAAGTACTGGAAAGGTTCCAGAATCGACCCCAGGCAGCTaccggaaaggaaggaagtccCAAACCATCAACCAGTAAACTTCCGAGCCAGCGATCACACGCCGCGTCCCCTGCACCTTCATTACATTCCTGTTTCATATGCGGAGAAAGCCATCGCCACTTTGAGTGTCCAGTCTTTAACAAACTGGAACCAGCGAGACGCAGCGAGAAAGTGAAGGAACTAAAACTGTGCTTTAACTGCCTTCGCTCCGGCCATCGATCTAGGGAGTGCCAATCAAACAAGACCTGCTCAAAATGCCATCGAAAGCATCATACGCTGCTGCATGAAGACACCAACCCAGTACCTGCGAAGCCTACCATCCCCATGCCAAGGGTGACTACAACTCCAGCCGTGCAATTCGAGCAGCATCCAGTACCATTTTCCCATCCTTCAGCAAACACCGCCGTACCCAATAACCGACCGATTCAGCAGAAAACTGCGATGCTTATGACAGCCCTGGTAAACTTGAGGAACTCCCACAATTGTACGATACCCTGCCGTGTGCTGCTGGATTCCGGTTCACAAGTCAGTTTCGTCTCAAAGACACTCGCCGACCGCCTGTCACTGCAAAGGATTCCAACGCTTGTGCCCATCACCGGAGTGGGTGCTGTCAGAACCTGCGCCCGCGAGAAGATCAACGTTGCAGTGGAATCCAGATGTTCCAGTTTCTCAACTACCGTTGAGTGTCTGGTGATTCCCAAAGTGACAGGAGTCATCCCGACGACCCAGTTGGACGTTTCGAATTGGCCAATACCCCCAGATGTGTTCTTAGCTGACCCTGATTTCCATACGCCTGGCCAAATCGACATGTTGCTAGGCGTGTCCCACTTCTTGCGTCTGCTTAAATCGGCAAGGATGCAGCTACGAGATGACCTACCCGAACTTCAGGAGACGCACCTTGGATGGGTCGTTGCAGGAGACGTCgaggagcaaaaaaacgaCCAGCAATGCTGCATCGCAACCACCGCATCACTTCCCGAGACCATGAAGAGGTTTTGGGAAGTAGAAGAGCTCGAGGATGCCGACGAACCCACGGAGCATGAAGTATGCGAAAGGAATTTCCTTGCCACCCACCGCAGAGACGAAGACGGAAGATATGTTGTTTCCCTGCCCTTCCGTGAGTTTCCGCCTCAGCTGAAGGACAACCGAGAGCTGGCCCTGCGCCGCTTCCTGTCACTTGAGAGACGTATGAAGAAGGATCATTCTTTGAAGCTTCAATATGCAAAGTTCATCGATGACTACGAAGCCCTCGGCCACTGTCATGAAATTAAGGAAGAATTCGACGCACCAAACCAGGCACGCTACTACTTGCCCCACCATGCAGTTCTACGGCCATCTAGTTCCAGCACAAAGCTCCGAGTAGTCTTCGATGCATCAGCAAAGGCTTCTATGGCCGATGCAGCACTCAACCAAGCGCTCATGGTAGGAGCAACGGTCCAAAACGACATCTTCGTCATCCTCGTGCGGTTCAGGAAGCACTTCATCGTGTTCACGGCCGATATATCGAAGATGTATCGGCAGATCAAGGTGATACCAGCTCACTCGTGCTTCCAGCGCATCTTTTGGCGTTCCGATCCAACACTCCCTCTGCGCGTTTTGGAATTGACCACGGTTACGTATGGAACAGCATGCGCCCCTTTCCTTGCAACCAGATGCCTGCTACAGCTGAGCAACGATGAAGCTACCTCGTTCCCATTGGCCGCCAAAATCATCCGAGAAGATTGTTACGTCGACGACATACTGTCTGGAGCAAGCACCGTACCAGAAGCCATCGAATGTCAGACCCAGCTCCTTAGCATCCTGAAAACCGCTGGATTCCCGGTCCACAAGTGGAGCTCTAATTCACCTGAACTGTTACAACGCATCCCTGAAGCTGATCGAGAGGAGCTGGTAACCGTGAGCGATGGCTGTGAAGGAGTGCTGAAAACATTGGGACTAACCTGGAGTCCACAACGGGATGAATTTGCATTCGTCACAAATCATCTTATCGAGCAGTCAAAGACACCTACAAAACGATCCGTTCTGTCGGAAATAAGCAAGTTGTTCGATCCGATAGGCCTGTTGTCGCCAGTGATCATAATCGCCAAGCTCATCATGCAGAAGATTTGGATGGCAGGAATCCCATGGGACACCTGCCTGGAAGGAGACCTGCTTCAGGAGTGGCTGCAGTTCCGGTCGTCCTTGCAGAACGTGAACAGCATTAGAATCCCGAG CATTGTATCTACGTTGCATCTTTCCCGACGGAACTGCGAGTCTTCGTTTAGTCTGCAGCAAATCTAA